The Leptolyngbya subtilissima AS-A7 genome includes a region encoding these proteins:
- a CDS encoding O-antigen ligase family protein produces the protein MPEDALPQPAAQDPSDGTLLALLIGAFFTIFTLLPGSSTLIVSWPWVFLWQVGLTLPMLWLLWQLWHRPLSRLGNGFDWVALLAIAGLVVSTLGAEFPAQARWYGWAAVGAITAFYALGSWLRYPQRFHILLRFQGYLALAFILLSLLLWTTQIYQPELARLSTLQGYGVNQTFNFELTSLRNWQPIGHQNYVAGYLVLVLPLLAGLAWSDRGWRRWLWLVGMVLGLLNLYTTSSRGGWLALMVTGLIAVGISLLYNRLPRPLALAIGGTALGLGVLGVIANPRLRQVLSSLAQGNFVGGELSYRVVTNATGWRMGLSRPFTGVGPGSVPLVYQKYRPHWAGRDAELQFQLHSTPAQLWGELGLWGIAVALTLVLVLVLLTVRWMRRGAQDTPAGLPPVLVWSPLAGLFAFGLMSLTDYQLDIPAIAGTLALYLAVLARTFNPVSTTEDSGATPRRHRLIAGVGLGLTLAMTLWLVPAYRAWGAASSGFSALTAEPVDIDRFANQLEQAHKLAPWEPYYPYQLGYHLGEFALQSAANPPLRQVLLDDAIAWFKTGNQAVPYQEFGQSNLGWLQVEKGQFAEAESSFREAIALVPAKMGVFFGLGFACLQTGNRDCATEAFALEAIRHPALITSPLWRVEGFADVYPAMLDQVEQRYDELIQQAKEPTLSSFLHQARGSLHWWRGDVAGATEDWQTSGSDLQQGFLTLGTEQPVDVSTWPETPAKYAILAWQTPDQRQALLERAWVTQLEDIDDLAQALPEPQIITQLVASMETATDFTDWLQRTAPSWQPRSQRLGFGVLSRHIDGPNPSDFLPRVENIPVVQFFEPLFTSPVFLPALDRALEPYQARLQGQ, from the coding sequence ATGCCCGAGGATGCCCTACCCCAACCCGCTGCCCAAGACCCCAGCGACGGCACCCTACTGGCCCTGCTGATAGGGGCATTCTTTACCATTTTCACCCTGCTACCGGGCAGTAGCACCCTGATAGTGTCGTGGCCCTGGGTATTTTTGTGGCAGGTAGGGCTGACTCTACCGATGCTCTGGCTGCTGTGGCAACTGTGGCACCGGCCCCTTAGTCGGTTGGGGAACGGGTTTGACTGGGTGGCCCTGCTGGCCATAGCCGGGCTGGTAGTCTCGACGCTAGGGGCAGAATTTCCGGCCCAGGCGCGGTGGTATGGGTGGGCGGCGGTAGGGGCGATCACCGCGTTCTACGCCCTCGGCAGCTGGCTCCGCTATCCCCAACGTTTTCACATCCTGCTGCGCTTTCAGGGCTACCTAGCTCTGGCGTTCATTCTGCTCAGTCTGTTGCTGTGGACCACACAGATCTATCAGCCTGAGCTAGCTCGGTTGTCAACGCTTCAAGGCTACGGCGTTAACCAGACGTTTAACTTTGAGCTCACTAGCCTGCGCAACTGGCAGCCCATTGGCCATCAAAACTACGTAGCGGGCTATCTGGTGCTGGTGCTGCCTTTACTAGCAGGGTTGGCTTGGAGCGATCGCGGCTGGCGGCGATGGCTATGGCTGGTGGGTATGGTTCTCGGCTTGCTCAACCTCTACACCACCAGCTCGCGCGGCGGCTGGCTGGCGCTCATGGTGACCGGATTGATTGCGGTGGGTATTTCCCTACTCTACAACCGTCTGCCTCGGCCCCTGGCGTTGGCTATCGGCGGCACCGCCTTGGGGTTAGGAGTCTTAGGCGTCATCGCCAATCCCCGGCTGCGGCAGGTGCTGAGCAGCCTGGCCCAGGGTAACTTTGTTGGAGGGGAACTGTCTTATCGAGTGGTGACTAACGCTACGGGGTGGCGCATGGGCCTGAGCCGTCCCTTTACTGGGGTGGGACCGGGCAGTGTGCCGCTGGTCTACCAAAAGTATCGTCCCCACTGGGCTGGGCGCGATGCTGAGCTACAGTTTCAGCTGCACAGTACCCCGGCGCAGTTGTGGGGCGAACTGGGCCTTTGGGGAATTGCCGTAGCACTGACGCTAGTGCTAGTGCTGGTGCTTCTAACGGTGCGATGGATGCGGCGTGGCGCTCAGGATACCCCCGCTGGGCTGCCCCCGGTGTTGGTGTGGAGTCCGCTGGCGGGGCTGTTTGCTTTTGGGCTGATGAGCTTGACCGACTATCAGCTGGATATTCCGGCGATCGCAGGCACTCTGGCCCTCTACCTGGCCGTGCTCGCTCGCACCTTTAACCCCGTTTCCACAACCGAGGACAGCGGTGCAACCCCGCGACGCCATCGGCTTATTGCCGGGGTTGGCCTCGGCCTGACGCTGGCCATGACCCTCTGGCTCGTGCCTGCCTACCGTGCCTGGGGCGCTGCCAGCAGTGGCTTCTCGGCCCTCACTGCCGAACCTGTCGATATCGATCGCTTTGCCAACCAGCTAGAGCAGGCCCACAAGCTGGCTCCTTGGGAGCCCTACTATCCCTATCAGCTGGGCTACCACCTAGGCGAGTTTGCCCTGCAATCGGCCGCTAACCCGCCCCTGCGTCAGGTGCTGCTTGACGATGCGATCGCCTGGTTTAAGACCGGCAACCAGGCGGTGCCCTACCAGGAGTTTGGCCAATCGAACCTGGGCTGGCTTCAGGTTGAAAAGGGTCAGTTCGCTGAGGCTGAGTCCTCGTTTAGGGAGGCGATCGCCCTAGTGCCGGCTAAAATGGGCGTGTTCTTTGGCCTGGGGTTCGCTTGCCTGCAAACTGGCAACCGCGACTGCGCCACAGAGGCCTTCGCCTTGGAGGCCATCCGCCATCCTGCCCTGATCACCAGCCCTCTGTGGCGAGTGGAAGGCTTTGCCGATGTCTACCCTGCTATGCTCGACCAGGTTGAACAGCGCTACGACGAACTGATTCAGCAGGCCAAAGAACCCACCTTGAGCAGCTTTTTGCACCAGGCCCGGGGTAGTTTGCACTGGTGGCGCGGCGATGTGGCGGGGGCGACCGAAGACTGGCAGACCAGCGGCAGCGACCTCCAGCAGGGCTTTCTCACCCTGGGGACAGAGCAGCCCGTGGATGTCAGCACCTGGCCCGAAACCCCAGCCAAGTACGCAATTCTTGCCTGGCAAACCCCCGATCAGCGCCAAGCGCTGCTAGAGAGAGCCTGGGTTACCCAGCTCGAAGATATTGATGACCTGGCTCAAGCCTTGCCAGAGCCCCAAATTATTACCCAGCTTGTGGCCAGCATGGAGACAGCTACAGACTTCACCGACTGGCTTCAGCGTACGGCACCCAGTTGGCAGCCCCGCAGCCAGCGCCTGGGCTTTGGGGTGCTTAGCCGCCACATTGATGGGCCTAACCCGTCGGACTTTCTGCCTCGGGTAGAAAACATTCCTGTGGTGCAATTTTTCGAGCCGTTGTTCACCTCACCAGTGTTCTTGCCAGCGTTGGATAGAGCTTTGGAACCGTATCAGGCGAGGTTGCAAGGGCAATAG